Proteins encoded by one window of Halorubrum ruber:
- a CDS encoding class I SAM-dependent methyltransferase yields the protein MERFQNTGQPDWDWWGKLWPTPGATLRDLGIGAGQSVAEVGCGSGYFALPAARIVEPAPVYAVDLDESLLGELESLAERQAVGNVVPVHGDARNLAELLPERVDALVVANTFHGVDDRAEFVAEAFDAIEPGGSLIVVNWHDRPREATTVGGEPRGPPTELRMTPEETAEAVTRAAAFELDRRIELPPYHYAVVFRR from the coding sequence ATGGAGCGGTTCCAGAACACCGGCCAGCCCGACTGGGACTGGTGGGGGAAGCTCTGGCCGACGCCGGGCGCGACGCTCCGAGACCTCGGGATCGGGGCCGGTCAGTCGGTGGCCGAGGTCGGCTGCGGGAGCGGCTACTTCGCGCTCCCCGCCGCCCGGATCGTCGAGCCCGCGCCGGTGTACGCGGTCGACTTGGACGAGTCGCTGCTCGGCGAGCTGGAGTCGCTCGCCGAGCGACAGGCGGTCGGGAACGTCGTTCCGGTCCACGGTGACGCCCGGAACCTGGCCGAGCTCCTCCCGGAACGGGTCGACGCGCTCGTCGTGGCGAACACCTTCCACGGCGTCGACGACCGCGCCGAGTTCGTCGCGGAGGCGTTCGACGCGATCGAGCCCGGCGGCAGCCTGATCGTCGTCAACTGGCACGACCGCCCGCGCGAGGCGACGACCGTCGGGGGCGAGCCCCGGGGCCCGCCGACGGAGCTGCGGATGACCCCCGAGGAAACGGCGGAAGCCGTCACGCGAGCCGCGGCGTTCGAACTCGACCGGCGGATCGAGCTGCCGCCGTACCATTACGCGGTCGTGTTCCGACGGTAG
- a CDS encoding sulfurtransferase TusA family protein: MTDIEPDDTVDARGAACPGPLMDLIGAIRGAESGDVVRLLSDSDGSLTDVPEWAEEAGNELLAVEELDDHNAFYVEKA, encoded by the coding sequence ATGACCGACATCGAACCCGACGACACCGTCGACGCCAGAGGCGCAGCGTGTCCCGGCCCCCTGATGGACCTCATCGGAGCGATCCGAGGCGCCGAGTCCGGGGACGTCGTGCGACTCCTGAGCGACAGCGACGGGTCGCTCACCGACGTCCCCGAGTGGGCCGAGGAGGCCGGCAACGAGCTGCTCGCCGTCGAGGAGCTCGACGACCACAACGCGTTCTACGTGGAGAAAGCATGA